The stretch of DNA CCCACAGTTTGGCCTGAGTCTGAAAGGTGGTCGGCTGCTTGACGATGGCGACGTTCTGCGGACAAACCTGACTTATCTCGAACTGCCCGTACATCTGGCATACAAGCATGAACTGGCCTCGGGCAACAAATTGGTGGGCGGCATCGGCCCCTACTTCGGCTTCCTGCTCGGCGGCAACTCCGACGGTGAGCGGATTGTGACAGGCGAAGACCTGAAAGGATTCGACGCGGGTCTGAGTCTGATGGGTGGCTACGAAATAACGGATAAAAACCTGACTGTCAACCTATTTCTCAATCCGGGCATGGCAAACCTCGTGCCGGGTCTCAACAGTTCGGATGTAAAAGCTACCAACAGCACCTTCGGCCTGTCGGTCTCGTATTTTCTGGGCGGGCAGTAAGAAGAGTATAGAGTTACCTAATCAAATCTGAAAACTATGCAAAACAAACTGAACCTTCCGCTTATCGCCCTCTGCCTGCTGATGCTGGCTGCGCTAAGCTCGTGTAAGAAAGACGAAGTGCCGGGGCTGTCGGCCAAAATTCAGAAGATCGTGCCGCAGGCTGCCCTCGATGATATGAAAAGCAAGGGTTTGCTGATTAACGAGGGCAACACACCCCCCAGTATTGAAGGCATTTTTGAAGCCGACCCCTATACGCTGCTGTCTCCCTACGGCCCGGAAGATGGCTGGTCTAAGGGCAAGGTAATTGAAAAGTACCGCTATCGGTTCAGCGGGCAGCAGGGCGACGAAGTGAAACTGGAGGAGAAGCAGATTAACGGTAATAACACGGGCTCAGGAATTGCTTCGTTTCTGGCTGGTTCGGGCAACAAGTTTACGCTGTTCGGCGAGGTGGTTGGCAGTTCGTCGGGCATTGCAACGAAAACGCTGACCGTAATTTCGGGCGAAATAACGTCGACCGGCATCAAAGACTTCCAGTACGCTTTTGTACTGACCAACAAAACCGGCGACGATGATGACGACGTGCTCATGCCCGTCAACAAGTCGCGCGTCTGGATTGACGGCAATCAGATAGCAACGAAGGTCGGCAGTTTTCGCATTCCCGCCACCGACGCGCCCGTCGCGAGTACCAATGTGCGTTCGTTGTTGAGCGCGCGGTAAAACGTTTGTATCTACCGGTCGGCCTACGTTACGTGGGCTGACCAGTGGCCGCTTGTATGCCCTTGCGATTGGAAGTTTAACGTTTACAAGACACGTGAAACACGTTTAAAATAGCTATGCGGTTTATCTATGTAGTACTTGGTGCATTAATTGCCCTGTTTCCGATGGCTTCTTATATACTCATCGCAGTCGAGGTCGTCATGGTTTATCAAATCGCGAAATCTTACGACGCAGTTCACATAGGCGATCTGGTCTGGTTCTGCTCGAAAATGGTGGTTCTTAGCGTGGTATTGAAATTCCTGGCGACATGGCTACATATTATTCCATTGGTTGGACAAGTAGCTAATTCGCTCGTAGCCGCTGCATTTATCTACTTCGTTTACGACGTTGCCGACTCACACTACGCGTCAATCTCCCGCCGATAGTTCTCTCTAAATGTTCGACAGATGAGCATTTCTCCAAAGAATAATAGCATCGCGATTAAACTGGTATAAGCATCATGAACCCACTAACTAAAACAGTAGGATTAAGCTTAATTCGCGTGCTTACTCTACTAATTTTCAGCGGTTGTAACCCCACTTCGTCAAGTTCAAGCCAAACTGACATTGCAGGATTTTGGACTGAAAAGTCAAAAGCGAATCAAAATGTAATTCCGTATGGTGATAGAACCAAGTTTTTGATGATCACCAGAATCTCAGACATTTCCTACAATGTCGTTTTTTCTATTGACAAAGACGAGCAGTTTGATGCCGTTTTCACACTTACAGGCGATAAGCTTATTGGCACTAAAAAGACGCTATTCTCTGATATAGAGCAGACTTTGTACTTAAGTAACAACAATGAGCTTTATTTCGAGAATGAGAAAACTTTTTTTGCACGAATAGGAAAACCGAGTACGTCTCATTCGGGCGAAAAGCCTGTTTTACAAGGCACTCTACAAGACTTTTTATGGAACGCCTTTAAAGGTGCGCGAGTCGGTTTTGTGGGCGTGATACTCTACGTGGCTTATTTGTTTATAAGATCCTTAGTATCAAAAAAATAAGTTAGGCTTACGTTCTCATTTTTTCCATACAGATTCCCATGAAAAAGACATTTTTTACTTCCTTGTTTGTGGCGCTTATTGGTCCCGTCGTTCTTGCTCAGTCTCTTCAACTTACCTATAAGTATTCCTACTACGATGTCTATCAGATTCAAAAGCGGTTTCAGGAACACCCATCCTGCCTTACGACCGCTACCGAAACAGGAGGTTCACCTGGGTATACAAAGACTGTTGAAGAATGGGGTGAGCCATCTGTTGATCATAGTCCGTCGGGGGTGCCATATTTAATACCGAATAAAGTCAGACGGCAAGTAGAAGTTCCGTTCACCGAATATTCTTATCGGGTTTATAAAAATACCTGCTCAAATGCTGTCAGATTAAAAGCCATACGCAAACTTCGCCTTACTACGGGTCAAGTATTTTATGAAGATGCTTCATACAGATTAGAACCCGGAGAAAGTTTAAAAAGAGACATGCAATTTGTTGACAATTACGATCCACAAAATGCGGAAATCGGCTCAACGGTTGCCTACAAAAATGCGCTTGGCATAAACCCTGATGCCTATAACACGTATCTCAATTCGGTTGTAAACAGTAACAGAGGCACACTGATCATTACGCCCACGACCCTGAGAACGAGAATCTCGCTAAACCCCGGCGACAGGCTGATTATCAGGGCCGAAGGGTCAATAAAGCTGGGAGCGTTCGCCGGTTATGGCGGGCCTGACGGCATAGATGGATTTGCTGCCTATAGCCTTGCGTCCAACATAAGACATGGTTCGTTAATCTATGTCATCGGCAATGCTGACTGGCAGTTCGCAGGCAGCAGCAAAACCATCACGGCTTCTAAATCGGGGTCATTGCTGATGACCGTGAACGATAAACAAGTGGATGATGATGAGGGCCAGTTTATTGTCAATTATGAAATTATACGCTCCACTGACGGGGCAACCACGTCACCAACGCCAGCACCGTCAGTTGCTGCGTCGCCGGTTAGAGCCACTCCAGTCATTGAACAAAACACAAATCAACCCTACAACGCTCCCCCTTCAAGGCCAGCCAACAGTGCCAGAAATGTTGATAGAAGTCAGCTTCTCTATTCAGGAGCAGCCAATCGTTTTGTAAATGAACGGGCAATAGGCGGTAAACTCTACTTATATCCCGACCGATTAGAGTTTAGGTCCTATCTTTTTAAAACACTCATTGATGAGCAAACGATCTTACTTGATCAAATTGAACAGGTCGAATTTTATAATCCAATGGATATTTTCCAAAACGGTCTGATAGTTAAAACCACAGATGGCAAAAGACAGAAATTTGTGGTGTATGGCCGGGACCGCTGGAGAGAGGAAATCTACAAGCTAAAGTAATTTCTCGTTGTTCAGTTCGAGCGTTATGGGTCCGGCTGAGTAATTCAGGTTAGCCAGACAATTGGCTACCTACGCAGGTTTCAGCCATCGTTCGTATCTTGCCCGAAACTGCACTTCGGTATGCTGATACGTTTCCAAACCTTCCTCTTTCTGCTGCTTTCGCTGGCTTCGTTTGCCCAGCCCGCCCCTACCGCCATTCTGCCCGAACGCGACCGCGCCCGCATCGTCGACGAAATCCTGGAAGACCGATTTACTAACCTGCTGCCGCAACTGATGCGCCGGGAAGGGTTAGATATGTGGGTGATTATCAGCCGCGAATATAACGAAGACCCGGTACTGAAGACCATGCTGCCCAGTACGTGGCTCTCAGCACGTCGGCGCACGATTATGGTGTTTTTCGACAATGGAAAGGAACGGTCCGCCGATGCGGTAGAAAAGCTCGCTATTGCGCGGTACGACGTGGGTAATCTGCTCAAAGGCGCGTGGGACATCGACGTGCGACCCAACCAGTGGGAAGCTCTCGCTAAAATCATCGAAGACCGGAAACCGAAGAAAATCGGGCTGAATTTCTCGACCGAATACGCCCATGCCGACGGGCTTACGGCCACCGAACAGCGCGAGTTTCTGGAAAAACTGCCCGAAACGTACCGCAAACGGATTGTATCGGCCCAGAATGCAGCCGTAGGCTGGCTCGAAACCCGGACGGAAAAAGAAATGGCGATTTACCCGATGATCTGCCGACTCTCACACCAGATTATTCAGGAAGGATTTTCGGAAGCCGTAATTCAGCCGGGCGTGACCACCACCGACGACGTAGTTTGGTGGTTTCGGCAACGCATTACCTCGTTGGGTTTAGATACGTGGTTCCACCCGACCGTTGACGTGCAACGCGCCGACGGCCAGAATTTTGAACACCTGCGGACGTTCTCCAAACGACCTGACAAACAGGTGATTATGCCCGGCGATCTAATCCATGTCGATTTCGGCATTACCTACCTGCGCCTGAACACCGACCAGCAGCAACACGCGTACATCCTGCGCCCCGGCGAAACCGACGTACCAGAGAGTATCAAAGCCGCTTTCCGGCAGGGCAATCGCTTGCAGGATATTCTGACTGAGCAGTTTAAAGCTGGCCGCACGGGCAATCAGATGCTGCTGGCGGCATTAGACCAAGCCCAGAAAGAAGGCATCAAAGGCACCATTTATTCGCATCCCATCGGCGTTCACGGCCATGCCGCCGGGCCTACCATCGGGCTGTGGGATCAGCAGAAGGGCGTTCCCGGCTCCGGCGATTACCCGCTGCTGGCAAACACGGCCTACTCGATTGAACTGAACGCGGCTGTCGAACTGCCCGAATGGAAAAAAACCATCCGCATCATGCTCGAAGAAGACGGCTTTTTCGACGGCCAAACGTTCCGCTACATCGACGGGCGGCAAACCGAGATTTATACGATTCCGAGGAAGTTGGGGTATGTGCGGTAGAAGTTATTACACAGAGATGCACAGAGTGAAAAGAGACAAACAGAGGAGACTTCTAAAATGAATCTCTGCGTATCTCCTTTCACTCTGTGCATCTCTGTGTAACAACAACCTCTGTGGCCAAAAAAATCATCTCAACACCTCTCCGTGCGTTTGGCGCATAAGTCCGCGCAAGGCGGGCCGGAACGCACCGAAGGCCCACACGGCGGCTTCGGTCAGGCGTTCGTTACCGAACAAACGCTGCACCGTGCGGCCTACCCATAACCGCCGGGCAAACCGCGCCGACCACGCGTGCTGATAACGACTTTCGAGTTCGACCCGGCTGAGGTTGCCGCGCAAATAGCGGTCCGACAATTGGCTGGCGAGCTTCGCGCCGTGAATTGCCATTGCCATGCCGTTGCCGCAGAGGGGCGTAATCAAGCCTGCCGAGTCGCCTGCCATTAAGATGTGGTTCTCAACGGCCCGCTTCGGCGCAAACGAAATTTCGTTGATGACTTCGGGCTTGTCGTACAGAAACGTGGCGTTATCGAAGACCTGCTTCAGGTGCGGATTGCGGTGCAGCACGGCCTGTTCCATGTCGGGAATATTACCGAACTGCCGTAAGTTAGCGCGGGTGGTGAGGTAACAGACGCAGTATTTGCCATCCTCAATGGCCGACATGCCACAGTAGCCATCCCGAAAATTATGCAGGGCGATAACATCGTCAGGAAAGTTCATCAATACGTGATATTTCACACCGACGTAGGGCGAAGATGCCCGAATGAACGCCCGGTCGAGCGACTTATCGAGCCGCGACCGCTTCCCAAATGCGCCAATCACCAGCCTGCTTTCGAGCGTTTCGCCCGTGTTTAGTGTGATGTGATGGCGAAAATCCGGCTTGTGCTGCAACCCCGTCTGCGTGGTCACGTCTTCTACGGCTTTCCCTAACATAAACCGTACACCAGCCGCTTCGCAAAGCTTATACAGCTCATAATCAAGCTTATATCGACTGATACCAAACCCACCCAGATCAAGCTGGCTTTCGAGCAACTGGCCCGATGGCGACGAGATTTGTATGCGGTTTATGTTGGCGGCTCCAAACCCGGCAAGGTCAACACCGAGCGATTCCAGGTAAGGCCGGACTTCGTTGGAGACGTATTCGCCACAAACTTTGTGAAACGGGTAGGTCTTTCGCTCCACGAGTACGACGCCGTGGCCCGCCCGTGCCAGTTCGAGCGCACTGACCAAACCCGCCAGCCCACCGCCAAGTATCACAACATCCTGCATAGTCTCTTAACCTACAACTTTGGCAATCTGTTAAACTTTACCAATGTTTGTAGCCAAGACGCTTTTTCTTCATGACTACACTGGCCGACCTGCAAGCCGACTGGCAGCAACACCACACAACGTACACCGACGCTTACCAATCGGGCCGCGCTTCATTCATACCGAATCTACTGCCCCAAACTGCCGTTCGGTTATCAGTTTATCAAACGCTCGACCTGTTGCATAAGCGGCTCGGCACCGACTTATTGCGCCGGGCACTCGACCCCGCCGAAACCATCGACAGCCCCGTGCGACACCACACCGATGGAACGTGGCTGAAAACCAGCAACATGGTCGGCATCAACGTGCGTACCATCGGGTCGTTCTGGAAAGTAATTGCTTACACGCTCACACTGCCCGCCCACCACGATAGCATTCACCTGCTGCCCATCTGGGAACCGGGCGTAGTAGGCAGTTTGTATGGCATGGTAAGCTGGCAGCTTAACCCCGAATTTTTCGATGTCGAACTGGCGCAATACGTACCGGCCCTGAACACGGTTGAAAAGCAATTGAAAGCCGTAACCAATCTGCTCCACGCAACGGGCCGCACGGTAGGCATGGACGTGATTCCGCACACCGACCGTTTTTCGGAAATGGTACTCACCAGCCCGTCGCTATTCGAGTGGGTACATCGCGAGAAAACCACTATCGTCGATCATACCACCACAGTGTATCGCTATGTCGAAGAAGCGGTGTGGCAGTTTCTGAAATACCACGGTGCCGCCGACGGAACGCCCATTACGTTCGGTAAAGACGTCTTTTTTTCGTTCGATAATCCAATTCTGACCGATGAGCAACGCGCCCGGATGCTGTTCGGGCAACCGCACGATTATGGCGGGCGGTTGCGTCGGCGGCTGGCCCTGATGCGGCATTTGCTGGCGCAGGGCTTCGAGACGTTACCCATGACGATGGCACCGCCCTACCGGGGGCTGCATATCGACGCCAACGATTTTGTTTACGACGATTTCGGCCAGATATGGTATCAATATGCCTTCGATAAGCCGCAAAAAATGTCGCGGGTGTTTGGCCCGCTGGCCCGGTATCGGTTCTACGAGTCGAAAGACAATAATCAAAACTGGGAACTCGACTTCGACCGGCCCGTTTACACCGCCTGGCAATACATTTGTCAGAAAGTACACGAATGTCAGCGCACGTATAATTTCGACTTTATGCGGGGCGACATGGCCCACGTGCAGATGCGTCCCGAAGGCGTACCCAACATGGTGGGGCATTATTACGACCCGCTGAAGGCCATCAAACGATACATTCGCGGCAACGGTGTTCCTCATTTCGCGTTTTTCGCCGAAACGTTCCTGGCCCCGCCCGACACAATGGGCTACGGCAACGAACTCGACCATCTCGACGCCATCGACGCCGATTCGACGCTGGGCGATTTACAGTCGCTCGTGGTTGGGTCGGCGGAGTTTCGGCGGCAGTTCGCGTTGTATGACGAGTACCTGCGGACGCGCCGGTTTGCGCCCAACTTCACCGTCATGACCGCCGACAAAGACGACCCGCGCTTTGATGAATTTTACCGTACCGGCAATATTTTTCGCTATTTTACGGCTCTCTTCCTGACCGATTGGCCGAGCTATACCGGACTGGGTTTCGAGGTTAGGAACCTGCATCCCGAACGCGGTCCCAACGAAGAATATACCAAGCTCTACGTATTCCAGATTGAAGATGACCGCCAGCCCGACAAAGTAACGCACGGCCCGTTTGTGTGGGGTCAGAACGCCGAACAGTTTGCCACCATCGGGCGCATCCGGGCCTTCGCCGAACGCATCTGGAACGACATCGAAGGGCAGGAAACGCACTGGCTCGTTGGCCCCGCCGATAACAAAGCCTATGTTGCCTGGACACATGCAGAGGACGCCGAATATGTGTTTGCCGCCAGCATGACCGGCAAATTACCTACCGACATACCCGGCACCGAAGATAGCACGTTGGTTTTTGAGGAAAGCGGTTGCCGCGTTTGGCGAACCGGCTTGCCGGAATGACCGTTATGGTGTATATTATGCAAAACCGTGCAAATCTGCTCCGATGACGACGTCTGTTCGGCCAGCCCGGTATTAAATGATTTCAGCATTTCGGTGAATGAGTTGTTAGGGCAAATATGAATCACAGTCAAACGGTTAGACGCTTCCACGACGGTCTGAATTTTGCTTCCAAACTGACCCCGAAGCGCGTCGCGAATGCGCTGAAGGTGCTGTCGAGTTATTACTATTCGCGGCAAATGGGCAAGCCGCTGCACCGGGGTCTGCCGATGTCGATTTCGTTTGAGCCGACCACGAGTTGCAACCTGCGCTGCCCCGAATGCCCCAGCGGGCTACGGTCGTTTACGCGCCCCACCGGAATGCTGGGCGAAGACCTCTACAAACGCACCATCGATGAACTGCACGAAACGCTGTTATACCTGATTTTTTACTTTCAGGGCGAACCCTACCTGCACCCGCAGTTTTTAGACCTCGTGCGCTACGCCACCGAGCGCAACATTTACACTGCCACCAGCACCAACGCCCATTACCTGACCGATGCCAACGCCCGCAAAACCGTTGAATCAGGCTTAGACCGGCTTATTATCAGCATCGACGGCACCACGCAGGAAACCTATCAGCAATACCGCGTGGGCGGCAAACTTGAAAAAGTGCTGGAGGGGACCCGGAATATTCTGCGCTGGAAAAAAGAATTGAAGTCGCGCACACCCCACGTCGTATTCCAGTTTTTGGTGGTGAAGCCCAACGAACACCAGATTGCGGAAGTACGTCAGTTGGCCCGTGAGTTGGGCGTCGATGAAGTAGCCCTGAAAACAGCCCAGATTTACGACTATGAACACGGCTCCGACCTTATCCCAACGCTCGACCACTACAGCCGGTACGCCCCGCAGCCCGACGGCACCTACCGGATCAAAAACGGTTTCGGCGACCACTGCTGGAAAATGTGGCACTCGTGCGTCATTACGTGGGATGGGCTGGTAGTGCCCTGCTGCTTCGACAAAGACGCGCATCACCGGCTCGGCGACCTGCAAACCGAATCATTTGCCAAGTTATGGCACGGTTCGGCTTATGAAGAATTTCGCGGCACGCTGCTGCGGTCGCGTTCCGAAATCGAGATGTGTCGCAACTGCACCGAAGGTACTAAAGTATGGGCATAGACTGGCCCGAAACCGGCTGTAATTTCTAACGATTTTCTAATGTAACATTTTGCTAAACAGCGCGTTATACGGTCAACGTGAGACACAAACGAACGTTTGGCTCAGACTCACGGACAGATCATCCAAACCGTTACGATCATGTTGGCACCCGTTATTGAAAAAGAGCAGATAAATCAGTACCATTTTCCACATAACGAAGTACTGACCAGCGAAGAAAGCCGCGCTCAACGGCTGGCAATGCTGTATAAAGCCCAGACTCTTGGTAATCTTGAAAAACATAAAGTGAGCATAGCTTTTGAAACACTGGAAGGCGTTCGGGCGGTAAACACCACCGTTTGGGCCGTACTGGACGACTATGTACTGTTGAAATGCGGCACCGTTGTTCCAATTCACGCCATTCGGGAGGTAGAAGTCTGAAACCTACGGCAGTTCCTCGTCGGCAAACGTCAGGTACTGCCACCAGTCGAAATCCGTGACATCGTGTACACCCGTGCGAACGTGAAAACGCACTGCTTTGCCAACCGATTGATTCACGGGCGGCACGTCGGTTACGCCTAAGCCCGCTTTATTGTAAAGTGCGTACACCGGCCCGGCTTCCAGCGCGGCCAGAAACTGCCCGCGTGTGTCGGCCCAGCGGTCGTCTTCGGCGGCTGCTACATAGAGCGGACGCGGGGCAATGAGGCTTAGTAGAATGTGCTGATCGACGGGCAGGGCCGATACCTGCTCGTTGTAGGCTTTGTATCGATTGCAAAACCAGTGCGGAAACGCCGTATTGATACGAGCCACGGTTTCGCCGTAGTTGCGCCGGGATAAAGCCGCCCCGCCCTCGCCCGATTCGTTGGCAATAACAGCGGCAAAGCGTGTATCCTGCGCTGCCGCCCACAACGCTGCTTTGCCAATGCGCGAATGCCCAAAGGCAATAACCCGTTGGGCATTTACCAGTGGTTCGGTCTCTAAGTAATCGAGCATACGGCTCATGCACCACGCCCACGCGCCTATGGCCCCCAGTTGTCGGTGCGGCTTGAATCACCTAATACAGAGCGGATTCCGGTTTTCCAGCCTTGTGGATGGTCGGGTTCGATGTCGCCGTAGTAGGCCGTAGCAACGGCGTAACCCCGCGCCAGCAGCGTGTCGATAGGCCAACGGCGGGTCTGCATCCCGCGTGCTTTTTCGGTAGCTTTATTATTGACCGATACTTCGCCAATGGCATTGCTCATCCAGCGCGTCGAGAGCGGAATGTCCGGTTCGTTGCTGATGCAGTGGTTGCCGCAGAAATTTAGCCCCAGAAATACCGGAGCGGCCTTTTTTGCGGTCTTCGGCACATAGAGCAGCAGGTCGATGGGCGGCAACTGGGGGTAGTCGGCAAAGTAAATCGACACCTGTTTACGGATAGCCCGCCCACCGCGAGCGTTTGCATCGATGGCTCCGGGCTGAAACCGCAGCCGAACGCGTTGGTTGGGCGTTTTGCCATAAACGTGTTCAGCAAACAGGTTGAGCCAGTCGGCCCGGCGTTGCTGCCAGGCTTTGGCGGTTGTGATTTGTTGCCCCTTTTTATCGGTCAATGGGTTGGGCAGCGTGTAGCTGCCAACCTTAGTCTCGTCGTAGTTCGGAACGAAGTTGGACTGGGCCATTGCGCAGGATACGGTCAGGGAGAAGAAAATCGGTAAATATCTCATAATCAGGTATTTTTTAACGCAACCCATCCAGTACGCCCTCATGAGCCGGTTTCTTCTGATAGACTTTATCGAACGGCAGCGGAAAATCAGTGCATTTGCAGAATTTCGGAATCCAGCTATCACCATCGCCCACGTTCCAGGTGGTAATACCGTGTTGCTGGCTTTTGGGTACACGTGTTCGATAAGCCCGCACGATGGCCGTAAATTTGGCTTTTTGCTGTTGCCAGTGCAGGTCGGTCGGGCTGAAGTTGGCTTCGCCTTTCGGGTTGATACGCACGTCGAGTTCGGAGATATGGACCAGCAGGCCCGTGGTCGCAGCCTGCCGAATGGCGTTTTCAATTTGCGCGTCGGGGTGATTGATGTGCGTATGCATTTGCAAACCAACGCCGTCGATGGGTATGCCCCGCCGACGGAAATCGGCCACCATTGTCAGCATTGCCTGTAGTTTTCGGGAGCTGTATTCCTGCCCGTAGTCGTTGTAAAATAGCTTTACCGTTGGGTCGGCCTGCCGGGCGTACTGAAAACAGCGGGCAATATAGTCGGGGCCAAGATGCCGTGACCAGATGGTAGGGCGCTGCGTTCCATCGTCTAAGAAAGCCTCGTTCACCACGTCCCAGGCGGCAATGCGGCCTTTGTAGTGTTGCACAACGGTGGTGATATGATCGCGGACAAGCGTTTCCCAGGCCAGCGAATCGCCCGAAAAATTTTTGACCCAGTCAGGCACAGCTTCGTGCCAGAGCAGCGCGTGTCCGTGCATTCGCTTGCCAGTCTGACTGGCGAAATTCACCAGCACGTCGCCCGGCGACCAGTCGTAGCGGCTGGCCTCGGGGTGTACGTGGTGCATTTTCAGATGATTCTCCGATGTAATGCTACTGAATTCGCGCTCAACGGTTTGCCGATAAGCGGCATCGTTGGTCAGGCGTACCGGACTGAGCGCGGCCCCAAATGGAAACGGGGTCACCGATTGAAACGTGGGTCCGGGTGGTTGGGCCTGGTTGTCGCGGCAGTTCATAAGACCGATTGCCAGCAATCCAATAACAATACGTAGTTTCATACCAGTAGAAGGTTATCAACGAAAGCGTTGTAGTTGCTTTTTTTAACTGATATTCCCCAGTCTGATACAGCGACTGGGGTCAGGTTGAGGGGTAGATATTGTGGCTATCGTTCTTAGTGACAAACAAGCGTCAACTTTTCTGAGTCTTCCTCTTTCCGACTTCTTCAACCCCATCGCTCATGCAAACGAAACCAGCCGCACCACCTGCCCCTTCTGTGCTGGGCACTATGACCAACTATCGCTGGCGAATTCTGAGCCTGCTTTTTTTTGCCACTACCATCAACTACGTTGACCGGAGCGTTCTCTCCTACGTAGTCAACAACGACGACTTTAAACGGCAAATGCTTGATCTGGCACCGGGTACGCTGCTCAACGCCGATCATGAGAAAGCCTTTAACGTGCTGTATGGCAACGTACAGTCGCTGTTTAAACTGGCTTATGGGCTGGGTTTTGTGCTGATGGGCTGGCTCATCGACCGGCTCGGTACGCGGCTGGGATACGCCATTTCCATCACGCTCTGGTCGTTGTCGGCCATTGCCCACGGGTTTGTGGGCAGTGTGCGCGGACTTGCGGTAGTGCGTGTCGGGCTGGGTATCGGCGAAGCGGGTAACTTCCCGTCGGCCATCAAGACCGTAGCCGAATGGTTTCCAGTAAAAGAGCGGTCACTGGCTACGGGCCTGTTCAACTCCGGGGCCAATCTGGGCATTATTCTGACCGCTTTTTCAGTACCGTATCTACTCGAACGATACGGCTGGCAAACCACGTTTTTGGTCAGTAGCTGCTTAGGCGTTGTTTTGTTGATACTCTGGCTCTTATTCTACCGTCGGCCCGAAGAACATCGCAGCGTGTCGGAGGTTGAACTGGCGCATATTCACAGCGACAACGAGACGGTCAGCACCGAAAAGCTTGGCTGGGGGAAAGTGATTCCGTACCGGCAGGCGTGGGCTTTTGCCG from Spirosoma montaniterrae encodes:
- a CDS encoding porin family protein, producing the protein MEKALLLLVVSIGISLSAQAQLRYGLTAGLQSAKMRFSGSGLSISTQGQVGVHLGAVAEFSLSEKFVLRPQFGLSLKGGRLLDDGDVLRTNLTYLELPVHLAYKHELASGNKLVGGIGPYFGFLLGGNSDGERIVTGEDLKGFDAGLSLMGGYEITDKNLTVNLFLNPGMANLVPGLNSSDVKATNSTFGLSVSYFLGGQ
- a CDS encoding M24 family metallopeptidase translates to MLIRFQTFLFLLLSLASFAQPAPTAILPERDRARIVDEILEDRFTNLLPQLMRREGLDMWVIISREYNEDPVLKTMLPSTWLSARRRTIMVFFDNGKERSADAVEKLAIARYDVGNLLKGAWDIDVRPNQWEALAKIIEDRKPKKIGLNFSTEYAHADGLTATEQREFLEKLPETYRKRIVSAQNAAVGWLETRTEKEMAIYPMICRLSHQIIQEGFSEAVIQPGVTTTDDVVWWFRQRITSLGLDTWFHPTVDVQRADGQNFEHLRTFSKRPDKQVIMPGDLIHVDFGITYLRLNTDQQQHAYILRPGETDVPESIKAAFRQGNRLQDILTEQFKAGRTGNQMLLAALDQAQKEGIKGTIYSHPIGVHGHAAGPTIGLWDQQKGVPGSGDYPLLANTAYSIELNAAVELPEWKKTIRIMLEEDGFFDGQTFRYIDGRQTEIYTIPRKLGYVR
- a CDS encoding NAD(P)/FAD-dependent oxidoreductase, which gives rise to MQDVVILGGGLAGLVSALELARAGHGVVLVERKTYPFHKVCGEYVSNEVRPYLESLGVDLAGFGAANINRIQISSPSGQLLESQLDLGGFGISRYKLDYELYKLCEAAGVRFMLGKAVEDVTTQTGLQHKPDFRHHITLNTGETLESRLVIGAFGKRSRLDKSLDRAFIRASSPYVGVKYHVLMNFPDDVIALHNFRDGYCGMSAIEDGKYCVCYLTTRANLRQFGNIPDMEQAVLHRNPHLKQVFDNATFLYDKPEVINEISFAPKRAVENHILMAGDSAGLITPLCGNGMAMAIHGAKLASQLSDRYLRGNLSRVELESRYQHAWSARFARRLWVGRTVQRLFGNERLTEAAVWAFGAFRPALRGLMRQTHGEVLR
- a CDS encoding SPASM domain-containing protein, translated to MNHSQTVRRFHDGLNFASKLTPKRVANALKVLSSYYYSRQMGKPLHRGLPMSISFEPTTSCNLRCPECPSGLRSFTRPTGMLGEDLYKRTIDELHETLLYLIFYFQGEPYLHPQFLDLVRYATERNIYTATSTNAHYLTDANARKTVESGLDRLIISIDGTTQETYQQYRVGGKLEKVLEGTRNILRWKKELKSRTPHVVFQFLVVKPNEHQIAEVRQLARELGVDEVALKTAQIYDYEHGSDLIPTLDHYSRYAPQPDGTYRIKNGFGDHCWKMWHSCVITWDGLVVPCCFDKDAHHRLGDLQTESFAKLWHGSAYEEFRGTLLRSRSEIEMCRNCTEGTKVWA
- a CDS encoding alpha/beta hydrolase family protein, with amino-acid sequence MLDYLETEPLVNAQRVIAFGHSRIGKAALWAAAQDTRFAAVIANESGEGGAALSRRNYGETVARINTAFPHWFCNRYKAYNEQVSALPVDQHILLSLIAPRPLYVAAAEDDRWADTRGQFLAALEAGPVYALYNKAGLGVTDVPPVNQSVGKAVRFHVRTGVHDVTDFDWWQYLTFADEELP
- a CDS encoding endo-1,4-beta-xylanase codes for the protein MKLRIVIGLLAIGLMNCRDNQAQPPGPTFQSVTPFPFGAALSPVRLTNDAAYRQTVEREFSSITSENHLKMHHVHPEASRYDWSPGDVLVNFASQTGKRMHGHALLWHEAVPDWVKNFSGDSLAWETLVRDHITTVVQHYKGRIAAWDVVNEAFLDDGTQRPTIWSRHLGPDYIARCFQYARQADPTVKLFYNDYGQEYSSRKLQAMLTMVADFRRRGIPIDGVGLQMHTHINHPDAQIENAIRQAATTGLLVHISELDVRINPKGEANFSPTDLHWQQQKAKFTAIVRAYRTRVPKSQQHGITTWNVGDGDSWIPKFCKCTDFPLPFDKVYQKKPAHEGVLDGLR
- a CDS encoding MFS transporter, which encodes MQTKPAAPPAPSVLGTMTNYRWRILSLLFFATTINYVDRSVLSYVVNNDDFKRQMLDLAPGTLLNADHEKAFNVLYGNVQSLFKLAYGLGFVLMGWLIDRLGTRLGYAISITLWSLSAIAHGFVGSVRGLAVVRVGLGIGEAGNFPSAIKTVAEWFPVKERSLATGLFNSGANLGIILTAFSVPYLLERYGWQTTFLVSSCLGVVLLILWLLFYRRPEEHRSVSEVELAHIHSDNETVSTEKLGWGKVIPYRQAWAFAAGKFMTDCVWWFYLTWLPKFFNENASFKLDLKTIGPAFLVIYLVSDAGSILFGYVSTSFIKRGWSPNAARKTTMLLCALCVVPIYFASVTGSLVVAVALIAIAAAAHQGWSANLYTIVTDMFPKRAVASVIGFGGMFGALGGALLDKNSGWLINNFGYGSLFLIASVAYLSALAVIHLLVPKLAPIPEK